Proteins encoded together in one Gemmatimonadota bacterium DH-78 window:
- a CDS encoding sigma-70 family RNA polymerase sigma factor — protein sequence MLRTDQTAREGDAVQHRKQLRALGDSEVVQAFLDGDQRAFGELVRRYDSRLVNFVYRTVGDRERAQDLVQETFVRVYRHLERFDQTKKFSTWIYTIASNLAKNELRNRSRNPLVLFQTIKQNWDADHRPLEWEDTQYKPDDLFRKRHLKEKVDEAVAQLPEHHRIVFVLRELEGKTYEEISDITGVNLGTVKSRLNRARNNFAQIIAPMIG from the coding sequence ATGCTCCGGACCGATCAGACGGCCCGCGAAGGCGACGCCGTCCAGCATCGGAAGCAGCTGCGCGCGCTGGGTGACAGCGAGGTCGTGCAGGCCTTTCTCGATGGCGATCAGCGTGCGTTCGGCGAACTCGTGCGGCGGTACGACAGCCGCCTCGTGAACTTCGTCTACCGCACGGTGGGAGACCGCGAGCGGGCCCAGGACCTGGTGCAGGAGACCTTCGTACGGGTCTACCGCCACCTCGAGCGCTTCGACCAGACGAAGAAGTTCTCGACCTGGATCTACACGATCGCGAGCAACCTGGCCAAGAACGAGCTGCGCAACCGGTCCCGCAACCCGCTGGTCCTCTTCCAGACGATCAAGCAGAACTGGGATGCCGACCACCGGCCGCTCGAGTGGGAGGACACGCAGTACAAGCCCGACGACCTCTTCCGGAAGCGCCACCTGAAGGAGAAGGTGGACGAGGCGGTCGCTCAGCTGCCGGAGCATCATCGCATCGTCTTCGTCCTCCGCGAGCTCGAGGGGAAGACGTACGAGGAGATCTCCGACATCACCGGTGTGAACCTGGGCACCGTGAAGAGCCGCCTGAACCGGGCGCGCAACAACTTCGCCCAGATCATCGCGCCGATGATCGGATGA
- a CDS encoding NUDIX hydrolase — MQIPDDVGRIDRRPVYRGRVVDLSVDTVRFPDGSVGELEFMAHAGASCVLPVVGSVEEADPDILLIRQYRYAAGGVIWEVPAGMPDRIGEPWEEVARRELEEETGWRAGTLVPLTRIFTTPGFTDEVIRLWLASDLEPGTRQLDHDEFMEVVRLPFSRALKMVRDGEITDCKSVATLLYAASFLIGGGRATE; from the coding sequence ATGCAGATTCCCGACGACGTGGGCCGGATCGACCGTCGGCCGGTCTATCGCGGTCGCGTGGTGGACCTGTCGGTCGACACCGTGCGGTTTCCGGACGGGTCGGTCGGCGAGCTGGAGTTCATGGCGCACGCGGGTGCCTCGTGCGTGCTGCCGGTGGTGGGCTCGGTGGAGGAGGCCGATCCCGACATCCTGCTGATTCGGCAGTACCGCTATGCCGCCGGAGGCGTGATCTGGGAGGTGCCTGCGGGCATGCCCGATCGCATCGGGGAGCCGTGGGAGGAGGTGGCACGGCGGGAGCTCGAAGAGGAGACGGGGTGGCGGGCCGGAACGCTGGTGCCCCTGACGCGGATCTTCACCACGCCGGGGTTCACCGACGAGGTGATCCGGCTGTGGCTCGCCTCCGATCTGGAGCCCGGCACGCGGCAACTCGACCACGACGAGTTCATGGAGGTCGTGCGACTTCCGTTCTCTCGGGCGTTGAAGATGGTGCGGGACGGAGAGATCACGGACTGCAAGAGCGTGGCGACGCTGCTGTACGCGGCCAGCTTCCTCATCGGTGGAGGGCGGGCGACGGAATGA
- the holA gene encoding DNA polymerase III subunit delta → MSQKKSGGVVFYHGEDAFRREEAVRAFIDAHVDPGLRDFNLDQLRGNDVDVDQLASTLATPPMMSDFRVVVIRDAEPLAGSPRARKLLLETAAAPPPGLAFVISADASESKAKFWKELKKAARATHFRAVSLEDLPGWLVDRAESSLGMTLEHDAARALAQAVGSDLGILQQELAKLNEYVEGDRPVTREDVAAVGTTIPAQDRWDWIDLVAARRFDDAAARLPILLAQQGESGVGITLGLGTMLLRLGVVADEGPRALEKLLPPYQNWLSGKLARLARSWTATEIEDALLGLLRVDRLLKSSPLSDDLVIEEWLLGLEARRREAA, encoded by the coding sequence GTGTCGCAGAAGAAGAGCGGCGGGGTCGTCTTCTACCACGGTGAGGACGCATTCCGCCGCGAAGAGGCGGTTCGGGCTTTCATCGACGCGCACGTCGACCCGGGGCTTCGCGACTTCAACCTCGATCAGCTGCGGGGCAACGACGTCGACGTCGATCAGCTCGCCTCGACGTTGGCCACCCCCCCGATGATGTCCGACTTCCGGGTGGTGGTGATCCGCGACGCGGAGCCGCTGGCCGGGAGTCCGAGGGCCCGCAAGCTGCTGCTCGAAACGGCGGCCGCGCCCCCGCCCGGGCTGGCCTTCGTCATCTCGGCCGACGCCAGCGAGTCGAAGGCCAAGTTCTGGAAAGAGCTGAAGAAGGCGGCTCGTGCCACCCATTTTCGCGCCGTGTCGCTCGAAGACCTGCCGGGGTGGCTCGTGGATCGGGCGGAGAGTTCGCTGGGCATGACCCTCGAGCACGATGCCGCGCGCGCCCTCGCGCAGGCGGTGGGCTCGGATCTCGGCATTCTGCAGCAGGAGCTGGCGAAGCTCAACGAGTACGTCGAGGGGGACCGGCCGGTCACGCGGGAGGATGTGGCCGCCGTCGGCACCACGATCCCCGCCCAGGACCGCTGGGACTGGATCGATCTCGTGGCGGCGCGTCGCTTCGACGACGCCGCAGCGCGGCTCCCGATCCTGCTGGCACAGCAGGGGGAGTCCGGCGTGGGGATCACGCTGGGTCTGGGCACGATGCTGCTTCGACTGGGCGTGGTGGCCGACGAAGGGCCGCGTGCACTGGAGAAACTGTTGCCGCCGTACCAGAATTGGTTGTCCGGAAAGCTCGCTCGCCTCGCTCGGAGCTGGACGGCGACCGAGATCGAGGACGCCCTGCTCGGGCTCCTCCGCGTAGACCGTCTGCTGAAGTCGAGTCCCTTGTCGGACGATCTCGTGATCGAAGAATGGTTGCTCGGGCTCGAAGCTCGACGTCGGGAGGCCGCATGA